TTCCGTTCATTTTCTATCTGTTTCTAATGTTCCTGTAATGGTTACCATATGATTCCGCATTTTAACAGAATAATTGACAATAAATCCATAAATATTTGGGTTGTACTTGATtgaaaatatactatatatcttgCGGATCATCTATGTAATAAGAAACTACAAACCAATATGTAAAACCTTTTATTTGTGTAAACAAATATGTAAAACTTGTCATAAACGTAACGCGTAATTACCTCGACTAAGCATGCTTTGGCTTGACCATTTAGAGAAATATTTGTTTCGAATATTCTTCCATTTCCAAAGCTTAACGTTCGCCGTAAAAAGAGAACGTTTATTTGATTCTCCGAACGAAGGTTTAGTGAGGCTACGGCTGAGGTGTGCCGGAGGAGGAGTAATCGGAGGAACGATTTCTTCAGGGGGAGGATTGATGGGAGTTCCCGGCTGCATTTCCCACTTGAAAGGAACTCCATCGTCGAGGCTCCGATGATGGTAATAATAGAAGAGTCTAGAGGAAACTCCAACCGATGAGCTTCTTGAGATCTCTGATCCTCTCTTGCATAAGTTATCTTCCATCAACAATAACGAAGCTTTTGGTGTTGGAgttgtgttgttgtgttcttgATTCATGATGAATGTTCGTGTGAAGAGATAGagacaagagagaagagatgtGAGTATTTTACTGGCTGAATCATAGAAGATATGAGACGTTTGAGATTTATGGAGATGAAAATATACTTATATCTAATTAAGGAAAGACTGAAATCCTATCCACTCCACTGTAAATGGGGTAAGAatggtttatcaaaaaaaaaaacattaaggtTGTAAGAGTTTATTATTTGAATCTTAGACGCATATTATTATTACATGTAATGGGTTTTGATCATTATGTGTACGATATCATTGTAATAACAAGGGTTTGACttgcaccaaaaaaaaataacaagggTTTGACTTTATATCATACAAACAGCCTCTATTGCTTTTTTCTTCGTTGACTTGGTTGCTTGCTTGCGCACCTGAAAATGTGTAACTACGAGACGAATTTGATTTCTTATCATATAAacgatttattattttatttaaaatacatcaAAATTTAATCAAAGTAGTTGTAGTTTAGTGGTTTTCATCGATTTAGTTAAAAGATAATATCCCATTTTATTTAATGCACATTTAGTTAGCAAACCCcaatatttattctaaataaaCGATTTAAGAAACTCAATTAGCCGGTTGAAGAAATATAACTATTACaatcaaaaacatttattgCATATCTTTTTCCACTAAGGAAATACTGCCGTAAGGGAAAggcttgaatgtttttttgtagacttgtagttatctaaataaaatagtatatgatttccttatatgtatctttttttttgttgttaaaagTCCGTTATATATGTGTACTCATAGATTATTTAATATTTCCACAAACGGAGAAATCCAACAAACAATCGAAAAGCACAAAAAATGAAagctaaaaaaaatagtattagtAAATACCATATGATAGCTTCACAACAGggaataagaaaagaaagactGCTCTCGATCAAGAGCCGAGCATGGAAACACGTTACTGCTAGGTGTTAGAACATGATTATTGGAGGGTTTTTAGGACGAggttcttaacggaatataagaacccgtctcttaacttttaactaaaaaaaataagaaccggttcttaaataaaagttttaaaagttggttaaaagttaaaagttaaaagagctggttaaaagttaaaataattttagttaaaagttaagatatgagttcttatattccgttaagaactccactctaagaaccccccaataatcatgctatTAGATCGAGACTGTTTCCTTTCTGAACCCAAACACAAACATAAAATCCTAAGAAGACTTGCGTTAACGGTCATGACTGAAATTGAAATCCTCTGTATATTAATTGAgtatcatttaaaaagttgtaaccttAATTTTGCACTAATTAAAAAGAGACCATGCTTAGGTGTCACTCAATTAAGATGTTAATTTAGCTTACGTGGCAGcttaaaaatcaattgaaaaaccGTTTGTCCAAATTCAATTATTaggaaacattatattaactaaaaatataagaagcgtgtattctttctttaaataaaagctacagaattacctaatatgattaacatatatatagcaattaatgactatgaataataaatatttgataacaatttttgcatccttcttcatttttgtttaattttatattattaaaaaaattaaacaatcacattaaccatataataaaaaaattagatttttttcttatatgttatattttgaatttttttaaatgactttaaattacaaaaatgaggaaaccttatatgttacatttaatttttttttttaaaaactttaaattataaaaatgaggaaaccttatatgttatatttttcttatatgttagattttttcttatatgttatattttgaattttttaaaacaactttaaattacaaaaatgtaagttttccttaagcatacgactaaaagcattaaaatgacatatatGAATTCGATAGTTgatctgaaacctttcaaatccatatggaagataaaagtcaaaataattcaactgtgcaaacaatactgttcacttttttcaagaatgtgttcggtggaaaaaaataaggtttgtGTGTCATAATTTgcttaatgtccaatccgatcaatccatgatatattaactatattttagtttcacaatttttaataaaaattgattcgGTCCATccgaaagaaattatataataacaacaaaaaacattgtatatgtaaaaataaaatgattaaatataaaaaaaaattattgataatatatacaaataaactcactcTGCGCAAagcgcatgtcttatcctatTTATCTTTATACCAAAAGACAATACTAAGAACGAATCGAAAAAATTGGTTGTTATCATATAAACGAATTAGCTCGAATTAGAGATAAGCGAACTCGTTCCAATTTTTTCGAGATTGGTTGGACACTTGGGCCAATAGCCACTCCCCTTATCACCACTAAGGATCCCTTCTAACATCCGATGTGGGACACTTTGTATCTAATACTATCATCTAAACGAATTAGCTCGAATTAGAATTAGAGATAAGCGGACTCGAACCGTTGACTATTTGCTTGtatttcaataacatatgaaGCCATCGAAGTCCACTTTGTGGCTTTACACAATTTAAGTAAACATGAGCCGAAGTTTCAAACCATTAGACTAGAGCTCGGAGAAACTCAGCCAAGAACTTGCGATTAGCGACGTCGATTAACACCAAACCGTTGCCACCAAGAACAAAGTAATACATTCCTCATAAGCACAATTTCTTCACCACCTCTGGCAGAACCACAAAAACGTGATATTAACACCTCAGTGAtcataaatataataagattGGATTCTCCAGAAGGTGAAAGAATCTCTGATAGGAGTGATAGTGACGCAACTAAAAGCTGAATATACATAACTGGATATTGACGGAGTTAGGATAAACATGGGCCCATAGCGTTTCAGTTGGGCCTTTTAAGTATAATTATTTGGGGGCTTAAATGTAAGGCTGAAGTGGATTATCTTTTGCACTTGTTCGAGTTCAGCTGAACGAACAATCATGATTATCATTGTGTTTGGTTAGAAACAGACCAAAATCAGCGGGCGATTGTTTGattgttattaaattttaaattatcatcGGGGAATGAAATAAGGAAACACTAACGTATGTCTGTAGAatcgaaaaaaacaaaaatcgagACAAATTAAATGGAAGATTAAATAAACTGAAATTTTGATCAAAATCAGTTGAAATCTATGTAATTAACCGAGGTAAGTTTTAAACATTTTCCATGCCTCCCATGTCGGATCTTCGAGTCTTCTTCTTCGGATCCCgagttataaaataaatgtatttatatctTCACTTATCACCATGATTATTACGAAATAAATTATTGATTGCTTCTAACCTAAGAAAATATGCTTCTTGTGCTTCGTTTTCATGCCTTATTGGGTTTGCTTAGCTCATTCACCTCTGGCTTCTTCGATCCACtccctaaaaaaaattaatattttaccattataTCATAATCATGCGGTAAGTTTagattcatcattttttttactcaaatgaaaatgataattactaaattaactcacaaatttatatatatatattaatgttgaTTCTTAAATCGAAATTCTCAAAGATTGGTTTCGGGtatataagagattataaacctaaatctatATATGATATTGTGTGATTTAAAATGCTACTGCATagtatatatacaattttattctattatattaATTTGGAATTGTAGTGTTCCTCACTAAAATAGCTAGAAGCCTATAGAATGAGcacatcatttttatttaatctttGGATAGTTGATGGACCAAAATCTGTAATTATAGAGTGAAGATTAGATTGTTTGCGCTCAATTACAGTCATATATAAGAAATTAGGAGGTCGAACTTTTCCCCTTTTCTTCGATATATTCTTTccgtttaatattttttaaaaaaatatatatttaaaaaaaaattgtcccaaaaaaatatatgttttacgTCTTTCTGAAACGGAGGGAATATTATATATGGCTATTCATGAACCTTTTGAAGACAGCAACAACGTCAATATATCTGAACTAGTTTACACTGACCTTTTGTTATTAATACTGACTCAAACTACGAATGCGTATGCGATAAATTGTAAAGAAAAAGTAGCTAGGTATGTATGTGCCATGGACGTGTGAATTGTTGTGTGCTTTTATTACATTTTTGGTCTGCTTCATATGTATTGGTGTATGTACGAAAGAAGATGACGTGGAGCTCCCGACCAGGCCCGCGAGTCAAGGAAGCGAGGCGTTCGGCGACGGCAGCGCGGTCGTCTCCGCAGTCCATGCGTTACAATTTACAAGATCTCTTTTTCTATACCCTATTTCATTATTTAATTGATCGTGTCAATTTATAATAAGTCTTTAATTCGGAGGTTCCTAGTTcgtattaattatattattaatgtaCTGACTCTTgcaaaaatgtttttaagatTCTCAACCTATGTTTTTCTGTCAGCTTGCTTATTGTCCACGTAAACCTTTTTAAGATtcattataatattattgtattGACTCttgtaaaaatgttttaagaTTCTCAACCGTCTTGTGCATTACAAACTGAGTAATGAAAAAGAACCAAAATTGAGTTGAAAAGTGGTTGATAagatatgattttaaaaccacCTCAacgaaaaaaaatatactatatagcATTTCCAGTAACAGCTCTTGTCCCAACAGTGATAGATCAATGCAATCAAGCTGTaatttgtaataataataatactagtATCTTTCAATACATGCACAAGTGTGAATTTTTACAtgaattcaattttttaatttaataattaaatattctatccgtttcatattaagtgtcactCTGACATTTTTcacagaaattaaaaaaattgtgtaatagacttatatattcttatttaatgtataattgattaaataaaaatagtttaaataaaaacttattgATTATTCAAAAGggtaaaaaatgaataaattataCGTAGAatgacttttattttataacaaaaaaaataaatttaaagtgACTTATTATTATGAAACAAAGGAAATAGTAAATTGACTGTTAATTACAGATCCATTGTTTAACTGGAAACTCAAAGAGCAGATGTGCGTTGAAATGAAAGCTAAGTGTAAAATATTTAAGACaacaatgaaacaaaaataatacacaaaataaaatacaccTTTTGGCACACAATTTACGACTATTTAGTATTTATAAGTACATACATTCACTTTCACCAGAATCTTATCAACACCAAATCAACACagtctctctctcactctcaacACACAAAACCCTTTGAATTCCTTATAACGGATGTTGTTACAAataccctaaaaccctaatctcagTACGAGCAGTTTCCAGCCACAAATCCAAGACTCTTCAAaaagaatgtttcatcaagacAACACAACGCAACAAAGTCGTGACACAACGACAAGAACACCATCCTTCATGTCAAACACTCTTTCGAGAAACCCTAATAGCAGCTCAAGCTCCGGAGCCGCCGGGAGATTCCCAAGGTTTGGACTCAACGTCGACGACGATCTAGTTTCATCCGTGGTTCCTCCGGTTACCGTTGTGCTCGAGGGACGTTCTATCTGCCAACGCGTTAGCCTAGATAAACATGAGAGTTATCAAAGCTTGGCTTTGGTTCTGAGGCAAATGTTTGTAGATGGAGCTGATTCGACTTCCGGGACTGATGATCTTGATCTGTCTAACGCCATTCCTGGACACCTTATTGCTTATGAAGACATGGAGAACGATCTCCTTCTTGCTGGTGATCTCAGTTGGAAGTAATATATCCCTCGTTTTAACTCTAAAGAACATATCtatcttttattatataatactaattaatttgattatagTTTTGCAAGACCATCTTAAACTATTTTCAAGCCGTGTTAATTTTctacaaatcatatatttaattttatattatgtgCTTTACAATGATTAGGAGTTCCGACATGTATGCATAACATGCTAAAAGATGGTTATGCTCGTACGAGCGTTCATGCAAGACaataatatacatttttcttttattgatgAAGACATACTCTTTTCTTTATAGAACTAAAATCTCTCAGTGTTTGGCTTACTTGATTTCTTTGACTTTTAAACAACTTTAGTTTGCTCTCGTGTGTTTGAAGTTATATAGCTGATTATATGGAAGTTGATGAGAGATTTGGTTTTGTGAGGACACAGGGACTTTGTTCGGGTAGCGAAGAGAATTCGAATCTTGCCGGTGAAAGGGAACACAAGAAAGGATAGAAGAAACGAGTGAGTGAGAGTAGAGATAACGTTTTGCCAACGATGTCAGAAGATGTTTTGTAGCAGCCTAGCTATGTGTCGGTGATTCCCAAGGGCATTATTGTAAACTTACTACCATATgtgttttcttctttgttcgCTTAGAGCATCCGCAATGGTGAAGCTCACCATGGAGTCCTTAGgcttattttactttttttttttttatagttaagGATCCTAATCAAATATGTAAGTCCAATAGTAAATCTCACTTTTGgaatccttactaataaaaaaatatttttttaaaaaaaaagtgaaattaaatttttttatttataacatgATTTAATAGAAAGATACAACATTTATTAataatcttcaatcaccaaatttgttccaaatattttcaatcaaatcatttttcaatCGTTGATGTAAACGCTTATCGTGAACATCATCCCGAATGCCAAGCATATTAGCGATATTTGTAAGCCTGTCGGTATGTACCCGTGAACTTCTCGTGCCGTCTTCTTCAAATTTAGATATATCATACTGaatgtatccatctcgttcattttcgactatcatattgtgtagtatgatacatgctctcataatcttccctatCTTTTCTTTGTCCAATGAAAGAGCCGGGTTTTTCACAATCGCATATCGAGCTTGCAAAACTCCAAAAGCCGGTTCCACATCTTTTCGGGTTGCTTCTTGAAGTCTAGCAAATAACtctgctttaggaccttgagggTGCGAGATAGATTGGATAAAGGTAGACCATTTGGGATATATACCCCCTGTGAGATAATACGCCAACTTATACATGTGTCTGTTGACCACATACTCTAACCTGGGAGCTCGGCCTTGGAAAATGTCATCAAATACAGGAGATCGGTCGAGGACATTAATATtgtttaaggtacctggaggaccaaaaaaaacgtgtcatatccaaagatcttgtgaagccacaacctctaagacaattgtcggttttcctgatccacgtgcgtactgtcctttccaagcggttgggcaattcttccactcccaatgcatacactCAATGCTTCCTACCATCCCAGGAAACCGCGtttctctccaatatcgaggagtcgttgaagatcctctgGTGTGGGTCTTCGTAGATACCCATCTCCGAATAACTGTATTATTCCGTCGGTGAAATGGTGTAAACACGAAAGTGCCGTGctttcaccaagtcggagatattcgtctaCCGTGTCAGCCGCAGAACCATAAGCTAGCTGACGAATAGCTGCCGTACATTTTTGTAGTGGAGAAAGACCAAACCTCCCGGTCGCATCTCTTCTTTGTCGAAAGAAAGGAACGTTCTCTGCGAGGCCATGGACAATACGCAAGAATAATTCCTTATTCATGCGGAAACGGCGCCTGAATAAATGTGCCGGGAATGTCGAATCTTCGCTGAAGTAGTCATTCCATAAACGGTCGTGTCGTGCTTCACGGTTTCGTTCTATATAAGCACGTCTCCTTTGCTTATTCGTTTGGGACTCGACTATGTCATTGTATGTATCTTCGACGATTTCGTCGAAAATTTCTTCCAGTCTTGCTTCGACTTCAtcggatgaagatgatgacattTTTAGGTATCCCTCCTTGAAACCAATAATATTGAACatcatgttattttttttttaaaattttttttcaagtttctatAGCAATTCTAAtcttttaatcaattttaaaagtggtttctataattttttttttttaattttttttcaagtctCTATAGCAATTCTAATCTTTTTTCAAGTTTCTATATCAATTTCTATTATTTACACAAGTTGTATAAGTGATATGTTTCTAAAATTGAAACTTGTTGAAGTTAAAGAGAAGAGCAAGTGTTACCTAAACTTGTTGAAGTTAAAGAGAAGAGCTAGTAGTACTTGTGTTATAAATCGAAGCAAAAGATGCAACTTCTTGTTGTAGCAGGGTGATCTTACAAAGACTTGGTACCAAAATATTACAACCTCGCCGAGGAAACGTGAAGATACAATAAAGAGATAGAAACCTAAAGGAAACAAGTTTTGATGAACGAGATAGGAAACTAAAGACAAGCATGACGACTACTTTATACTACATAAGAAGAACCCGTGACTTCCTTGACATGAGGTAAAGACCAAACGACTTTCACACCTCCAAATGCACCCGTGACTTGGTTCACATGCCTTCTGCTTGACCTGACACATCAAATAAGACAACAGTTAGTATAGTTTTAAAGCATCAAATGCACAATACACGATAACTATCTTAAAACAAGATCAAGACATCATAACATTTCGGAAATTAGCTTGAGTTTAAGACTAGTTTCCAGCTCAAACAGTGGCTCTGTCTTCGCGAGTAAAACAATCAAATCTGAGGCGGTAGGAAGGTAGCATTTACGCAAGAACAATCAAACTTTGAGCTTTCATACAAAAAATTCTACTCAACACAACTAACATCTTctcgggtttttttttttaaacaaataaaatacactaatatatgtttttattaattcaaagaAAAGAGAGTAAGAGGTTGTAGTAATCGTACCTAATTATACAGACACTCTCGAGCTTGAGGACACTCTGGTTTACTTCTTTGAAGCTCTTCCTGCAAAAACATAAGATGAAACAGTCAAAAGTTTTACTAGATAGCATTAACAACAACCAAAAGCACAAGAGAGATACTTACCAGTCCGAAACATATCCGCCAAACCTATAAAAACTAATGCGGAGACCATTACACAAACTGCCAATGCAAAGCCATTTGTAGTCGATGATTTCTTCTTTAGCTCACAGACGGTCTTCTGTAGCTTAACCAGCTTTTGGTCACACTCAAAAGATTGATCCTTAAGCTGCCGGAGTTGTCTCTGAAACTCACACATCTTCTCCGTAACAGCCACATCCCACCATTTCCAAATGTGGCAATCCCCATCATCGACATTGTCGCACGTGAAGTACCTTCTGTAGGGATCTTTAGGAGTGTAAGATATTCTGACAACAGGCTGAGCTCCACAGTAGCATGTCCTCGGGATTCCATCATCAGCCTCTGGTTGAGGTGCGAACTAATCCGGCTCTGCATCCGTGTACAGCTGAGCTTCTGCTTCAAGAAGGGAGGTCATGTCTAgagtttgatgatgaagaaggctGGCTGTAGCTGTAATCTTGTCCCATTTTCGTTAACCTGAGACAAATGATGAAAGAACATAGTTAAAGAACAATAACTTATAGCAACGAAAGCAAGGACCGATTGAAAGAACATACTTAAAGAACAATAACTTCTCATATGGattgaaaaaaatgataaatcatTTACAACCGATTGAAAGCGAACACATATAAACCTAAAAGGTTTTGAAACCGttaagaaaaaagagaagatcCGCTTGAGCTTGAAACCAAAATCGTTTCGAAAccgtataagaaaaaaaaaaaacatatccgATTCCGATTGAAACCAAAATCGTTTCGAAACCCTTTCTACAATAGCCCATACTCGATTTTAACCCCAAATCGATTTAACTCCAAATCTTTTTGAAACCTTAATTTCAATCGTAACCGCAAATCGATTGAAACCCCATTCCCGAACCCTTAATTGAGAGGAAACAAGATGAAAACTGATCTAAATCGAACAAATATACAAGTTCAGGCTTCGATTTACCTTCGTGAAGCCGATGGAGAGAAATCGCCGTGCTATCGCCTAATCATCGagagctcttttttttttcggtcTCAGTCGAGAATGACCTAATTTTTCTAAACCAACCCAAGCCCAAACCGAACCCGTCCCACTCAAACGTTACCACGTATACAAGGATCAGCTCCTTAAACTCCTTCCCGACGGACCAATCCCTAGCTAAATTAACATAataactattattatattaaaactaacCTAAGGATTAACATTAAGAGACAGTCATGGACCCCGTTGCGGTTGGTCTTATCTTCCCACGAAATGAATGGAACAACAACAATGTTAAAATCCCTAATTTTGTGGATGTAAAGGCAAAATGAAGTAGGATACAACAGAAGTAActtatctatattttatttttatcgtcTACAACTCACGCATCATTGTAGTCTGTGTGATGATTATGTTTGAAATTGATTTTAAGTATGTAAATGACACATGTTAGTGATGCGTAGGGAACGGAGATTCCAATTCAGCAACCGACAAAAACAAGAGCAAATGAACCCATGTCTGGACTTGGGAGGAAGAGTTTGTACAATCTTTTTGTTTAAACGCTAAggcagttttttttgtttggtctctTGTCATGTCACAAACTTAGTTTCCATTTTGGCTTCAATAGCCAGAAATCACACCCTTGACGACATAAAACCTCATGGCCTTGTCATGTAGGCgccaaaacaaatataataaaacgaCAAACAATCAACGCTCTCTCACACATTCATGATTCTGACTTATTATCATTACCTTGAAGAAGCTTTAGTTTGAATCCTCGAATGGAGGCAAACCCCATTCCTCTGGTTTGAAATCGAGTAGCGAAGTCATGATTTGATCTGCAACGTCTTGGTGAGATATATCTAGTCTAGGATCCGGTACCATCACCACGTTCCTGTAGAGAGGAATCAACAGGAATAAACTTGATGGAGATGTAATAACTGTGTCTGAAACTAAACAATTAAACTCATCTGTTTTGGTCTATTCAATAGGAGAGATTCACTTACATTCTGGCGTTTTTAGCAGCAAGAACTCCGGAAGGAGCATCTTCAAATACCAGAACCTTTTGTGGGTCAACAGGACCATCCTAATGAATCCAGACAAAGAGGAGACTTTAGTTTACATCAGCTTGAATTTAGAGGACTCAATTACATCACATGggcttttgtatatatatattagaaatgaaGCATCTAGGAGATAGTTGTGTAGTTACCTTAAATCTCCTAGATGCAGCGAGAAAGCCGTCAGGGGCAGGCTTTCCTTGCTTGACCTCAGGATCATCACCGCGAACAATGTGATGCATCAGTGAGAAGAGCTCTTTGTGTCTTTGGGTTTTTAGATCAAAGTGACGTGTGTGAGTTCTGCAACCATTGCATTCAATAGTTAAAAGTCAAGTTTTTCCGGATTGTAAAAAGCTGAAAATTTGAATGCACGGCTCAAATGGTATTATTATTAAGAGAGAAAAAGATGTGGTGGTGAAGAAAAGAGATACCCCGTAGCAATACAAATAGGAATGTTCTTTGCATGGAGATGCTTGATGAGCCGGCTAGCCCCTGAAACAGTGGAATAAAAATTGGTTCATTCATGACGTGAATACAAAGGGCTGAAATAATAAGATCAGCCCAAAATGATTATGATTTGACGCAAAGGCAGTGATATTTGAAGCAGAAATATCAAGGCATGCAATACTTTCCAGTGAACCATATGTTTGTCATGTAAAAGCAGAAAAACGTACCTGGCATAAGCTCACTAGTAGGGAAGAGTTCTTGCAGCATGTGCATGGCCTCTCTCTCGACAAGAAAGTCCTCAGCTGATAGAGAGTCGCTGATCCCGCTTTCGTCAACAAAGATCCTGGCAGCTTCAATAGCTTTTCTTCCCATCATCTTGGCCTTGAGAGACCAATCAAAAGTTTTGTTGAATCGAGCAAGTATGATCTCCTGTACCTCCGTGTAAAACTTCTCCGTGTCTGCAACAGAAACCAAATGGGCATGAGGACCTTATCTTAGCtttgttaaaacaaaaatttgatcATTAGATAGATGCAAAAATAGTGACACATATAGAAGTTTTGATGATAAATATGAGCAGAAGATAGAGAGTTTCACTACATCAAACAGGTGAGTGATCATAAGTGGTTACGATATCAGCTACAGACTGTATAGAGAATTAGCTAATGATTAATAAGACAATCGAGTGGCTAATCAATCAGTGAACTAAGGTTTCAGATCAGATTTAAACAACAACTTACATTCATCAGAACCAATGAActatccaaaaaatcaaatacgAATTTTAGATCCAGTGGAAACTCACTCTAATGCGATACAATAAAGAGAAGATTCGAAGAGATCAGATATACCGAGAAGAAGACCGTCCATGTCGAAGATCACGTGAGTGATCGATCCTCTTCCGGCGGTTGCGGGAGTCGACATTAAACACTTCCGGTGGATCTACGATTAGATGGATATCTAATGGTTTCTACTTTCTTGGAGCCGACACTGTCACTGACAACTAATCGAATATGCTTACAATGACGTACGGTGACTCCGCTTCTTGGATATGGGCCGATTCTTGTCATCGGGCCGGTCCACATATAAAGCATtttctatgtactaattgcttgAAGGCCCAATAAGGTAGAACAAGAGTAACGTTAAAAACGACCTCGTTTTATGAATATCACTCCTTCACTGCGAAGATCTCCTCTCCCTTTTTTCGTTTTTCTTCATCGGCTATCATACTATCTCAGGTCCGATTGATTTTGATCCGATTAACAACTAATCTTAATCAAGATCGAGCATTCACGAGCATTGGAATCTCACAGATCAAATTCGAATCGTCATCATGTCATGCTTAGCCCTAGCTCTACAACCATCAAACGGATCTGACATTTTACTCCAAACCAGAGAATGGTTCCCGCCGGCGAGAGCCCTAATCGCTCTCTCCTTCTTCCGCCAAACGCGTCAAGCATTCTCCCCCACCAAACACCCACACCCAAATCCCAAACAGAAACAA
This genomic stretch from Brassica napus cultivar Da-Ae chromosome C9, Da-Ae, whole genome shotgun sequence harbors:
- the LOC106397968 gene encoding LOW QUALITY PROTEIN: uncharacterized protein LOC106397968 (The sequence of the model RefSeq protein was modified relative to this genomic sequence to represent the inferred CDS: substituted 1 base at 1 genomic stop codon), yielding MDCGDDRAAVAERLASLTRGPGRELHVIFFPSKILTSLLSCLYLFTRTFIMNQEHNNTTPTPKASLLLMEDNLCKRGSEISRSSSVGVSSRLFYYYHHRSLDDGVPFKWEMQPGTPINPPPEEIVPPITPPPAHLSRSLTKPSFGESNKRSLFTANVKLWKWKNIRNKYFSKWSSQSMLSRDNKNARHGGSNSCGELERTEKSEDYRSSCSSFSSTSSSSKDRRXVKDYG
- the LOC106400265 gene encoding auxin-responsive protein IAA33-like, which encodes MFHQDNTTQQSRDTTTRTPSFMSNTLSRNPNSSSSSGAAGRFPRFGLNVDDDLVSSVVPPVTVVLEGRSICQRVSLDKHESYQSLALVLRQMFVDGADSTSGTDDLDLSNAIPGHLIAYEDMENDLLLAGDLSWKDFVRVAKRIRILPVKGNTRKDRRNE
- the LOC106397966 gene encoding uncharacterized protein LOC106397966 encodes the protein MSSSSSDEVEARLEEIFDEIVEDTYNDIVESQTNKQRRRAYIERNREARHDRLWNDYFSEDSTFPAHLFRRRFRMNKELFLRIVHGLAENVPFFRQRRDATGRFGLSPLQKCTAAIRQLAYGSAADTVDEYLRLGESTALSCLHHFTDGIIQLFGDGYLRRPTPEDLQRLLDIGEKRGFLGW
- the LOC106402182 gene encoding (DL)-glycerol-3-phosphatase 2-like → MSTPATAGRGSITHVIFDMDGLLLDTEKFYTEVQEIILARFNKTFDWSLKAKMMGRKAIEAARIFVDESGISDSLSAEDFLVEREAMHMLQELFPTSELMPGASRLIKHLHAKNIPICIATGTHTRHFDLKTQRHKELFSLMHHIVRGDDPEVKQGKPAPDGFLAASRRFKDGPVDPQKVLVFEDAPSGVLAAKNARMNVVMVPDPRLDISHQDVADQIMTSLLDFKPEEWGLPPFEDSN